The Castanea sativa cultivar Marrone di Chiusa Pesio chromosome 4, ASM4071231v1 sequence caaacacaaatgaggaaaactaaaaatttttctattcttccacttttccatcctccttctattttctatcctctcacttttctatcctcctaaccaaacagacccttttAGTCTTATGGAACTTGTGGAATCAACAAAATAACCTTTAACTAGGGAAACCAACACTCCCTCTCGACAAGGTACTGGAACACTCTCGGGAGCGACAACTTAAGTTCCATTCCAGTCCCTTGGTGTccacaaaatcaagaaacacTCAAACAACAGCATGGTCTCCGCCCCAAGACAACTGGAACAAGATCAATCTTAATGGTGCCATATTTGCCGAAGATAAAAGCGTAGGAATGGGAGTTGTCATACGGAACAACGAAGGACACTTTATGGCATCGTTGTCTCAGAAAATTCTCCTACCAATGTCAGTCATCGAAGTCAAGGTTCTTGCAGCAAGGAGAGCACTTGAATTTGCTATGGAGTATTTGATCATATCATACTTGAAGGGGACTCTGAAATTCTACATAAGGCATTGCTAGCATAAGACAGAAACTTCACACCCTACGAACATTTGGTGTGAGACATTTTATATCTTAGTAGTTTCTTTTCAGCTTTTAAGACTTCTCTTGTACGCCGCTTGAGTAATAAGTTAGCTCACTCACTAgcaagaaaatcaaaatccatcaaTCATATGCAAATCTGGATGGATGATACACCACCAGATCCATTATCTGATTTTCAGGCTGACTTTAATGGTCTCCCTTAGTAATATTCAATGacctttttctcaaaataaaaataaaataaaaaagaatctaaCAAAATATTTGTATCATGTGattttaaattacaaacaatttaaattttagataattaaagtgtcaaatttcaaataacgtatatctaaattaaattttggtaaattttggtGAGAAGTGGGTGAGtcgtatttttcaaaaaaaaaaaagtctataatATTGGCTATTGCTTGCCCGTTACGACTTTTGAAGTAAAAGAAGTAAAAGGAGACGAATTTACTGGCTGGGACATTATGACAAGCAGATGATAGGCCTTTCTTgatccttctctctctttctggcTCCCGTATCTTTCTCTCCAAGCAAAGTGCTAAGCAAAACCAGAGAGCGGGGGTGAGAGCCCAAAATGAGTActtcgtcttcgtcttcgtcttcatcttcatcttcatcttcatcaccTCATCGTTCTCGTGGTCATAGTAAAAACAGTAGCGGTGAGGAGAGGCCTCGGTTCTTTGACTCAAAGGCGAAGAACAAGTGCTGGGCAAATGCAAAGATAGTCCCAGGAAGACACCCAGAAAGGTGGCGCAAGGACGCCGCCGGTAACATCGTCTGCAAGCGCTTCTGCAACTGCCAAGGTTGCCTCTGCTTTGAGTACGACCACATTGTCCCCTTCTCCAAAggtctctctccctctctctctctctctctctctctctctcttatacatTTCATTGTTTCTGCAATTCCatatttcattcattctttGTATGTGTCAAAACTTCTGTATGCATAACTCAAGGTTCTTAGACTTTAGCTCGTAAGCCATTTTATTTTAGCTAGAATGCAGGAGCACTTCATTTGTAACggtatcatgttataattttcaaaaattactcgAATTATACCCGTACCCATGTCCATGACCGTGCATCCGAGGATTTTAGTCTCTGAAGTTTAAAACGATCAcgtttattttttaagaaacttaTTAGAATTATTTAGCTGAAACAGAAATTACGGTGCAGGGAGTTGAAATAGTAAAGTGAGgttcataaatagtaccaaatagcaaaaataagttaaatagtaaaaaaagttGGCCTTTTAAGCCAATGTTAAACGCAATCTTAAAGTGGTAGTTTTTACAGGTTAGTCTGCACAAAACTTAAAATGATTGCTTTTATTCTCTCTGGAGTAATAATGTCTCGACTTTTAGTTTTGCCACATCATCTAAGGGACTAAAACGATTACTTTTAACTTTAGGAACTAATCACTCATGCGCCAAACTTTAGGAACTAGCAATGTATTTAaagccttgattttttttttgttcaattttaagCAGGACATAGATTTTGGACTGTTTATCAGTTTGAAATTGAGCATTTGTGATTCGGGTTGTGTTGCAGGCGGTGAGTCTACATATGATAATTGTCAGATACTTCAAACAAGGGTGAACAGATATAAATCAGACAAAGACGATGTAGATCCAACTCAATTGAAAGGTTACTCCTGTGATGTCAAGTTTACTGGTATGTTTGCACCATTCTCCATTCTTGacccaaaatttgaaatgaaTGTTCTTCTTCATTGATTTATACCTTCTAGTTAGTTATGCTTGGTTATTGGCTTCTAAAAAATTTCTCAACGATGATTCTGTTTTCCTGGAAATATTGTCTCATTTAATAGCTCTCCATGTTAGGGGAATGCTGTTTTACTTTTGGATTAATAGAAACGCTACAGTGTAGGTTCAGAGAGTCATCAACATGGTATGCTTTGATTGCTGTTTGTTGAGTTGGCCAGTTGGCGAATATCTTGTGTTTGTCACTTGACTTTACAAAAGGGGATGGGGGGAAGGTTTGTTCCTTGCCTACATCCATAATTTGACAACTAGTATATGGCAGCAAATCAATGTGCTGTTGTTCAAGCATGGAATTCAAGTCTACACACCTTTTTCACTGCATCACTAATATATTTGAGTTTTAGCCATAAGTTATTTGTTACCCTCTTCAACTGGCTGTCAAGTGATCTATCCCTTGGATGTCCTAAGAGATAGTTATAGTGACAGTATCAAATCCACATCTGTTCATTGTATATCTGTTCATCATTGTTGTGAGACCTACATGGTTTTAGGTTGCATTCTGTTTCATTGTTCATTTGGATGAAACATACTTCAGATGCGTACATGTCAATACACTATTTTTAAATGTTCTCAGTATGATTCATCTATACATTACTTTAGTGTTGTTCCTTAATGTCTCTTTGCACTAGTGATGGATAAGCTCACTAAATTGATTTAAGAGAAAGTTGCTTGGTGTAtgtttttttgcagatgatataGTTTTATTGAATGAAACTAGACATAGAGTTAATGTTAAGTTAGAATTTTGAGAAACACAGAAGAAAGGACTGTAAGACTTGATGTTCATGAGATTCCAAAGAGGGAGTGTTTTCAATATCTTGGATCAATAATTCAAAAAGATTGAGAGATTAAAAAGGATGTGAGTCATAGCATAGGATAAGAGAAGATGGATGATGTGGAGAAGCGAATCAGGAGTATTTTGTGATCGTAAAATACCTATGAAGTTAAAGGGAAGTTTCACTATAAGACTAGTTTTGCTCTATGATATTGAATGTTAGGCTGTAAAGAAGcaacatattcataaatttAAGTGTACTTGAAATGAGAATGCTAAGATGGATAAATGGAAATACATGGAAAGATAAGATTATAGGTTATGAAACATTTTCAAATATATGATGGTCCAATGTCTTAGTGGTCTCTAAAAGTTTTAAAGGATTTGGGTGTTAGTTGCAGGATTTAGAAAAGTATCTAACTTATGTTCCAGCCCTGCTTTAGGTGTTATTTTGGGTTTGAAGATTGCTTCTTAGATTTGCTTTTGATTTATAACTATTGCAAGTCTAATTCCAATCTCATTATCTTAATCTAAAGGATATTAATAGTGTATGTGGGAGCTTGATCAAGCTTGTCAATAAGCAAGCCTTGGGTTTAGAGACCATTAAACATGGGATTCAGGGATGTCAATTAAATAGACTAGGTAGATACATGGGATTAAGTGATGGTTGTACCAATCACTTTTGTGAATCCTTTAACACATTTATTATTgctcttcttttgattttttggttaaataaaacaatttttttttattaatgctAAGACAAAGCTACATTTTCAAGTATATGTTTGACAGTGAGAGAAGGTATTGCCTCCAACATATTTGCTCCCTCCCATTGTTCAAATTGCTCACGCCATGTCCCTTGGTCATTCTTCAGCCCGTAATCCTATTTCTACATTGTCTCTGCATTGCTTTAACATGGAACAACATGTTGTTTTTGTCCACTTCATTTAATCAAGGTTCCTTGGATCATTGCTTCCGATGTAATTCTTCACCATCAAGCCAAGTATCAATTTCCATTCAAAGTTTTTTGATTTGCTCAGTAATTTCGGGAGAGGCATCTGTGTTTTCTAACTGCTCTAGAACTCGTTGCTTCTCCCTCACCTGATTCACTAGCGATCCCCCAATGGTCTTGGTCCACTCTATCAGCCCTTGGCAGCGGCACTTAATCTTTTAACACACCACATACATCTTGGCCCCTTGAAACTCCAATCTCCAGGATTAAGCAATAATCTCCTTACACTCCAGGTGTGTCGTCCAGCTCTTGCCGTTACCTTAAACCATGGAAACCATTGTAGCCCTTGATGTCAATGAAAAGCGTGTAATGATCTAAGGTTGTCATACAAACATGTTGGACTGTAGCATACAGAAAACGCTGAGGTCAACTCAAATTAGCCACTTCCTAGTCCAAGTGCTTTCTCACTAGTTCTGTACCACTGCATTGACTGTTACAGAGGAATTGAGCCCCAGAAACTGTCTTTAAGTAAACTATCACCTAAAGATGTCATGAAACTTGACATCCGCCACTCATCCCAAATTACTTCCATCCTTTTTCTCTAAGGACGAGATTCAATTTGTCTCAAGCGTAGAGCCACTGCATATCAACTTGGTGATGCAATAAGCAAAGGAGATCCCAACTTTCACGGTTCTTGTTTGATTCTGGGATGACCATAGAACCTTGTCAACCGCCTGGGTCATCACCACTTGTACCTGAGCATCAATATGATGTCTTAAGTAACTCTGCACTGCCACATTCACTTCGGAGCCCCACTCCAAAGGCAGACCACCTCCATAGCCTTTTGGCAGTCAGGCTTCACCAAGCAAGCTTGTTGTAAACCTAGTCTGACTCACCTCGTATACCAATTCTTGTTTCCATGAGTAACAAGGCTTGGGGTTGGGGATGAAAACACTTCACCACATTGTGAAGCTTTTGAATTGACCATGAGTTCCCTAACCCATGGTGGGCTTAGGGCTCTCATTGCTTAAGGTGGG is a genomic window containing:
- the LOC142631863 gene encoding uncharacterized protein LOC142631863 isoform X2 → MSTSSSSSSSSSSSSSSPHRSRGHSKNSSGEERPRFFDSKAKNKCWANAKIVPGRHPERWRKDAAGNIVCKRFCNCQGCLCFEYDHIVPFSKGGESTYDNCQILQTRVNRYKSDKDDVDPTQLKGYSCDVKFTVGCVFHSIITNFSN
- the LOC142631863 gene encoding uncharacterized protein LOC142631863 isoform X1 yields the protein MSTSSSSSSSSSSSSSSPHRSRGHSKNSSGEERPRFFDSKAKNKCWANAKIVPGRHPERWRKDAAGNIVCKRFCNCQGCLCFEYDHIVPFSKGGESTYDNCQILQTRVNRYKSDKDDVDPTQLKGYSCDVKFTDKELDIIEMAVYGDVIRPGNQCRCRTIAEMLGQYKSKDHLAACKLP